One region of Eupeodes corollae chromosome 1, idEupCoro1.1, whole genome shotgun sequence genomic DNA includes:
- the LOC129939220 gene encoding D-aminoacyl-tRNA deacylase 1-like isoform X2, which yields MKAVVQKVTASKVTVEDEEVCSINKGLCVFVGFSKNDTEKDVDYM from the exons atgaaaGCGGTAGTGCAAAAAGTAACAGCCTCCAAAGTAACAG TTGAGGACGAGGAAGTATGCAGTATAAATAAAGGACTTTGTGTTTTTGTGGGCTTTTCTAAAAACGACACCGAAAAAGATGTGGAttatatgtaa
- the LOC129939220 gene encoding D-aminoacyl-tRNA deacylase-like isoform X1, whose product MKAVVQKVTASKVTVEDEEVCSINKGLCVFVGFSKNDTEKDVDYMVKKLLALKLFEDKETGKRWHKNVKDSNLEILCVSQFSLYNKLKGNSLEFHQAMQGDEARDLYYSFLKKLSLNYCEEKIKDGRYGVVRVVHIQNDGPVTITLESPVVSDQSAS is encoded by the exons atgaaaGCGGTAGTGCAAAAAGTAACAGCCTCCAAAGTAACAG TTGAGGACGAGGAAGTATGCAGTATAAATAAAGGACTTTGTGTTTTTGTGGGCTTTTCTAAAAACGACACCGAAAAAGATGTGGAttatat gGTAAAAAAATTGCTGGCATTAAAACTATTTGAGGATAAGGAAACTGGTAAACGATggcataaaaatgttaaagattCAAACTTGGAGATACTTTGTGTGAGCCAGTTCTcgctttataataaattaaagggTAATTCATTGGAATTTCATCAAGCAATGCAAGGTGACGAGGCAAGAGATCTATATtatagttttctaaaaaaattatcattaaacTATTGTGAAGAAAAGATCAAAG ACGGCAGATACGGTGTTGTGAGAGTTGTTCATATTCAAAATGATGGACCAGTTACAATAACATTGGAATCTCCAGTCGTGTCGGACCAGTCAGCTTCCTAA
- the LOC129939216 gene encoding interaptin-like isoform X1 gives MCSTRDLNFWKEFFALYKHYPELWKVKSEAYKNRMLKRRAYAHLLDKYREYEPEATEDMLKKKINSFRGCYRRELRKVIKSYESGCDIEDVYKPNLWYYNDLNFLKDQEENESEEGITSLEIETSFMESDTHYNSEDQEDPVGVCDNFKKEQTNKTSCLTTQKHSNSISKGIATEKALNDLKMICKALSQPPEEQEFDCFGASVACQLRKLPEKMAQESMDYIQSFLVRQRLNSIENPCLEYSRNTKRMRSEASDNFNHVDKQDKNFNAEICQIAKRIKEKELEFLEIEHTKKLHILNLEKRKLENRLKNDEEEHVLKIQQLSSFEKQSTSLI, from the exons ATGTGTTCAACAagggatttaaatttttggaaggAGTTCTTTGCTCTTTATAAACACTATCCAGAgttatggaaagttaaaagtgAGGCTTATAAAAATAGAATGTTAAAACGTCGAGCATATGCCCATTTATTGGACAAATACAGAGAATATGAACCTGAAGCTACCGAAGATatgcttaaaaagaaaataaatagctTTCGCGGATGCTACCGCCGTGAATTGAGAAAAGTAATTAAAAGTTATGAATCCGGATGCGATATTGAAGATGTTTACAAACCCAATTTGTGGTATTATAATgatctaaattttttaaaagatcaagAAGAAAACGAAAGTGAAGAGGGTATTACATCCTTGGAAATTGAAACAAGTTTTATGGAGTCAGAT actcaTTACAATTCTGAAGACCAAGAAGACCCTGTAGGTGTatgtgataattttaaaaaagaacaaacaaataaaactagtTGTTTAACCACACAAAAACATTCAAACTCAATATCAAAAGGAATAGCTACTGAAAAAGCATTGAACGATTTAAAGATGATATGCAAAGCCCTAAGTCAACCACCAGAAGAACAAGAATTTGATTGTTTTGGAGCGTCTGTGGCTTGTCAATTGAGAAAACTCCCCGAAAAAATGGCCCAGGAATCAATGGATTATATACAATCGTTTTTAGTACGTCAGCGTCTAAATAGTATCGAAAATCCATGTCTCGAATattcaagaaatacaaaaagaatgCGATCTGAGGCGTCAGATAATTTTAATCAT GTAGATAAACAGGATAAGAACTTTAATGCCGAAATTTGTCAAATTGCTAAGCGGATAAAGGAGAAGGAGTTGGAATTTTTGGAAATCGAACATACTAAAAAACTACACATTTTGAAcctggaaaaaagaaaattggagaATAGACTAAAAAATGACGAAGAAGAACATGTACTTAAAATTCAACaactttcaagttttgaaaaacaatcgaCTTCATTAATATAA
- the LOC129939218 gene encoding electron transfer flavoprotein subunit beta, protein MARVLVGVKRVIDYAVKVRVKPDKSGVVTEGVKHSMNPFDEIAVEEAVKMKEKKLASEVIAVSVGPTQSQEVIRTALAMGADRGIHVEISGKDYELLQPVHISKILAKLAQDEKAELVILGKQAIDDDSNQTAQMTAAVLDWPQGTFCNKIEKTDAGLTISREIDGGLETIKTKIPAVLSADLRLNTPRYATLPNIMKAKKKPIKKTTPKDLGVDTTPRIEIISVEDPPVRQAGSVVPDVDSLVAKLKEGGFVK, encoded by the exons atggctCGAGTATTGGTCGGTGTGAAGCGTGTAATTGACTACGCCGTTAAA GTTCGCGTTAAGCCAGACAAGTCTGGAGTTGTTACAGAGGGTGTAAAGCATTCGATGAATCCATTCGATGAGATCGCAGTCGAAGAGGCAGTAAAGATGAAGGAGAAGAAACTAGCCTCCGAAGTGATTGCTGTTTCGGTTGGTCCAACACAATCCCAAGAGGTCATTCGTACAGCATTGGCCATGGGAGCAGATCGAGGAATTCATGTTGAAATTTCCGGCAAGGACTATGAACTCTTGCAGCCAGTTCATATCTCAAAAATTCTAGCCAAGCTAGCTCAGGATGAAAAGGCTGAGTTGGTAATTCTTGGCAAACAAGCCATCGATGATGATAGCAACCAAACTGCTCAAATGACTGCGGCCGTTTTGGATTGGCCACAAGGGACTTTctgcaataaaattgaaaaaactgaTGCTGGTCTAACCATTAGTCGTGAGATCGATGGTGGTCTTGAGACTATCAAAACCAAAATACCAGCAGTACTCAGTGCAGATTTACGTCTCAATACCCCACGCTATGCCACACTCCCAAATATTATGAAAGCCAAAAAGAAACCAATCAAGAAGACAACTCCCAAGGATTTGGGTGTCGACACCACTCCGAGGATTGAGATCATTTCAGTTGAAGATCCTCCAGTGCGTCAAGCTGGTTCGGTAGTTCCTGATGTTGACAGTCTCGTTGCCAAGTTGAAGGAGGGAGGTTTTGTTAAGTAA
- the LOC129939216 gene encoding uncharacterized protein LOC129939216 isoform X2, with translation MEKLDNSLIFTFAGCRAIETFTEITHYNSEDQEDPVGVCDNFKKEQTNKTSCLTTQKHSNSISKGIATEKALNDLKMICKALSQPPEEQEFDCFGASVACQLRKLPEKMAQESMDYIQSFLVRQRLNSIENPCLEYSRNTKRMRSEASDNFNHVDKQDKNFNAEICQIAKRIKEKELEFLEIEHTKKLHILNLEKRKLENRLKNDEEEHVLKIQQLSSFEKQSTSLI, from the exons ATGGAGAAACTggacaacagtttaatattcacctttgctgggtgccgggccatagagacattcacAGAAATT actcaTTACAATTCTGAAGACCAAGAAGACCCTGTAGGTGTatgtgataattttaaaaaagaacaaacaaataaaactagtTGTTTAACCACACAAAAACATTCAAACTCAATATCAAAAGGAATAGCTACTGAAAAAGCATTGAACGATTTAAAGATGATATGCAAAGCCCTAAGTCAACCACCAGAAGAACAAGAATTTGATTGTTTTGGAGCGTCTGTGGCTTGTCAATTGAGAAAACTCCCCGAAAAAATGGCCCAGGAATCAATGGATTATATACAATCGTTTTTAGTACGTCAGCGTCTAAATAGTATCGAAAATCCATGTCTCGAATattcaagaaatacaaaaagaatgCGATCTGAGGCGTCAGATAATTTTAATCAT GTAGATAAACAGGATAAGAACTTTAATGCCGAAATTTGTCAAATTGCTAAGCGGATAAAGGAGAAGGAGTTGGAATTTTTGGAAATCGAACATACTAAAAAACTACACATTTTGAAcctggaaaaaagaaaattggagaATAGACTAAAAAATGACGAAGAAGAACATGTACTTAAAATTCAACaactttcaagttttgaaaaacaatcgaCTTCATTAATATAA